Proteins from a genomic interval of Rhodothermus marinus:
- the aceB gene encoding malate synthase A gives MQGIEIRGARLPEAEQVLTPEALDFVAGLHREFNAVRKGLLARRAEIWARLLEGERPDFLPHTRHIREGDWKVAPCPDDLQDRRVEITGPVDRKMMINALNSGARVFMADFEDALSPTWENVVRGQKNLIDAVRRTLEYTSPEGKEYRLGEKLATLLVRPRGWHLEERHVWIDGEPVSASLFDFGLYFFHNARELLERGSGPYFYLPKLESHLEARLWNEVFNFAQDYLGIPRGTIRATVLIETILAALEMEEILYELRDHAAGLNAGRWDYIFSCIKKFHATAPIFPDRAQVTMTVPFMYAYTELLVKTCHRRGAHAIGGMAAFIPSRRDPAVNERALAEVRKDKEREAGQGFDGTWVAHPDLVPVAEEVFNRYLGDRPHQKDRLREDVQVTADDLLDFRVPGGRITEGGLRNNVSVALQYLNQWFSGNGAAAIFNLMEDAATAEIARAQLWQWVHREARLDDGRPITPELYAQVREEELAKLGGRDTAHYREAAEVLDYLVLSDSFIEFLTFPAYERLLQLEMVPG, from the coding sequence ATGCAAGGCATCGAGATTCGAGGCGCGCGGCTGCCCGAAGCCGAACAGGTGCTGACTCCTGAAGCGCTGGACTTCGTGGCCGGGCTGCACCGCGAGTTCAATGCGGTGCGCAAGGGATTGCTGGCCCGCCGCGCGGAGATCTGGGCACGGCTGCTCGAAGGAGAACGCCCCGATTTTCTGCCGCACACGCGGCACATCCGCGAGGGCGACTGGAAGGTGGCGCCCTGTCCGGACGATCTGCAGGATCGGCGTGTGGAGATCACCGGGCCGGTAGATCGCAAGATGATGATCAACGCGCTGAACTCCGGGGCACGGGTCTTCATGGCCGACTTCGAGGACGCGCTCTCGCCCACCTGGGAAAACGTGGTGCGCGGTCAGAAGAACCTGATCGATGCCGTACGCCGCACGCTGGAGTATACCTCGCCGGAAGGGAAGGAATACCGGCTGGGGGAGAAGCTGGCCACGCTGCTGGTGCGGCCGCGTGGGTGGCATCTGGAAGAGCGGCACGTATGGATCGACGGCGAGCCCGTCAGCGCCTCACTGTTCGACTTTGGCCTGTACTTCTTCCACAATGCCCGAGAACTCCTGGAGCGGGGAAGTGGACCGTATTTCTATCTGCCGAAGCTGGAAAGCCATCTGGAAGCGCGGCTCTGGAACGAGGTGTTCAATTTTGCGCAGGATTACCTGGGCATCCCGCGCGGGACAATCCGGGCCACCGTGCTGATCGAGACGATCCTGGCCGCGCTGGAAATGGAGGAAATTCTCTACGAGCTGCGGGATCATGCCGCCGGACTGAACGCCGGGCGCTGGGATTACATCTTCAGTTGTATCAAAAAATTCCATGCGACGGCGCCCATCTTCCCGGATCGGGCGCAGGTGACGATGACCGTACCGTTCATGTATGCCTACACGGAACTGCTGGTGAAAACCTGCCACCGGCGCGGGGCCCATGCCATCGGCGGCATGGCCGCCTTCATTCCCTCGCGGCGGGACCCTGCGGTCAACGAGCGCGCGCTGGCCGAAGTGCGCAAAGACAAGGAGCGGGAGGCCGGACAGGGCTTCGACGGCACCTGGGTGGCCCATCCCGATCTGGTGCCAGTGGCCGAGGAGGTGTTCAACCGCTACCTGGGCGATCGGCCGCACCAGAAAGACCGGTTGCGTGAAGATGTGCAGGTGACGGCCGACGATCTGCTGGACTTCCGGGTGCCGGGCGGGCGCATTACCGAAGGCGGCCTGCGCAACAACGTAAGCGTGGCGTTGCAGTATCTGAACCAGTGGTTCTCGGGCAACGGGGCGGCCGCGATCTTCAATCTGATGGAAGACGCGGCCACGGCCGAGATCGCCCGCGCGCAGCTCTGGCAGTGGGTCCACCGCGAGGCGCGTCTGGACGACGGCCGGCCCATCACGCCCGAACTGTACGCGCAGGTGCGTGAGGAAGAGCTGGCGAAACTGGGCGGGCGCGACACGGCCCATTACCGCGAGGCGGCCGAGGTGCTCGACTACCTGGTGCTGTCCGATTCCTTCATCGAATTCCTGACGTTTCCTGCCTACGAACGTCTGCTGCAACTGGAAATGGTGCCGGGCTGA
- a CDS encoding IclR family transcriptional regulator, translated as MATRKPGRARTGEPTGVRALERGLRLLEELGSGEALSLSELARRTELTPSTTYRLLETLRRRHFVDWDELSGLWRIGLRAYQIGQAFCHPNSLSSLALEAMQRLVARVNETVNLAVLDGAEAVYIQQVESRQMLRMFTQLGARVPLHCTGVGKVLLAWRSEEEVRQLLGPEPLAAFTPHTLTRVDAVLQELERVRRLGYAVDREEREIGVRCLAAPVRDATGRVVAALSLSAPAVRLPERRLAELAPVVLETTRDLSLRLGWQPETAPLPVDQSSPT; from the coding sequence ATGGCCACGCGAAAACCCGGACGTGCCCGCACCGGTGAGCCGACCGGGGTGCGGGCGCTGGAACGCGGGCTGCGCCTGCTCGAAGAGCTGGGCAGCGGCGAAGCGCTCTCGCTGTCCGAACTGGCGCGACGCACCGAACTGACGCCGAGCACCACCTATCGGCTACTGGAGACGTTGCGGCGGCGGCACTTTGTCGACTGGGACGAGCTCTCCGGCCTCTGGCGCATCGGACTACGGGCCTACCAGATCGGCCAGGCTTTCTGTCATCCGAACAGCCTTTCGTCGCTGGCGCTGGAGGCCATGCAGCGGCTGGTGGCCCGCGTCAACGAGACGGTCAACCTGGCGGTGCTCGACGGGGCCGAGGCCGTTTACATTCAGCAGGTCGAAAGCCGTCAGATGCTGCGCATGTTCACGCAGTTGGGTGCCCGCGTGCCGTTGCACTGCACGGGCGTCGGGAAGGTGTTGCTGGCCTGGCGTTCGGAAGAAGAGGTGCGGCAGTTGCTGGGACCCGAACCGCTGGCGGCCTTTACGCCACACACGCTGACCCGGGTGGATGCCGTGCTGCAGGAACTGGAGCGGGTGCGCCGGCTGGGTTACGCGGTTGACCGGGAAGAGCGAGAGATCGGCGTGCGCTGTCTGGCCGCACCGGTGCGCGACGCGACGGGTCGTGTGGTGGCCGCGCTCAGCCTGTCGGCGCCGGCCGTGCGGCTTCCGGAGCGTCGCCTGGCCGAACTGGCTCCGGTCGTGCTGGAGACCACCCGGGATCTGTCGCTGCGGCTGGGCTGGCAGCCGGAGACGGCGCCGCTCCCGGTGGATCAGTCCAGCCCCACCTGA
- a CDS encoding YggS family pyridoxal phosphate-dependent enzyme: MAEQQVLDVPAIRERLAWIQERIERACRRAGRSPDEVTLIGVTKTFPVSVVQAAYEAGLRHFGENRVQELVAKAAVLPGRIEGGDVTWHMIGHLQRNKAKDVVAHADWLHSLDNLRLAETLERRAAMADRVLPCFVEVNVSGEPTKFGLEPDAVHDFLDALAPFEHLEIVGLMTLAAPAEDPETVRPQFRLLRRLAETYNRHNNPRVQLRYLSMGMSGDFEVAIEEGATHVRIGSALFGPRLEP, translated from the coding sequence ATGGCCGAGCAGCAGGTTCTGGACGTGCCTGCCATCCGGGAGCGACTGGCCTGGATTCAGGAGCGGATCGAACGCGCCTGCCGGCGGGCCGGACGCAGCCCCGACGAGGTGACGCTCATCGGCGTGACCAAGACGTTTCCCGTTTCGGTCGTACAGGCTGCCTACGAAGCTGGATTGCGTCACTTCGGCGAAAACCGGGTGCAGGAGCTGGTGGCCAAGGCGGCCGTGCTGCCCGGACGCATCGAAGGAGGCGACGTTACCTGGCACATGATCGGCCACCTGCAGCGCAACAAGGCAAAAGACGTGGTGGCCCATGCCGACTGGCTGCACAGCCTGGACAATCTGCGGCTGGCCGAAACGCTGGAACGCCGGGCGGCCATGGCCGATCGCGTGCTGCCGTGCTTCGTGGAGGTGAACGTCTCGGGCGAACCGACCAAATTCGGACTCGAACCCGACGCCGTCCATGACTTTCTGGACGCGCTGGCGCCTTTCGAGCATCTGGAAATCGTGGGACTCATGACGCTGGCGGCTCCCGCCGAAGATCCGGAAACGGTGCGCCCCCAGTTTCGATTGCTGCGCCGGCTGGCCGAAACCTACAACCGCCACAACAACCCGCGCGTGCAGCTGCGCTACCTGTCGATGGGCATGAGCGGCGACTTCGAGGTGGCCATTGAAGAAGGAGCCACCCATGTGCGGATCGGAAGTGCGCTGTTCGGACCACGCCTGGAGCCATGA
- a CDS encoding NAD(P) transhydrogenase subunit alpha — MLDNLIIFVLAAFVGFEVISKVPQTLHTPLMSGSNAISGITIVGALVVAGMVGGTWSKWLGFVALIAATINVVGGFLVTDRMLQMFKAREQRAPAQAEKAEAATVS, encoded by the coding sequence ATGCTGGACAATCTGATCATTTTCGTACTGGCCGCCTTTGTGGGGTTCGAAGTCATCAGCAAGGTGCCGCAGACGCTGCACACGCCGCTCATGTCTGGCTCGAACGCCATCAGCGGCATCACGATCGTCGGGGCGCTGGTGGTGGCCGGTATGGTGGGCGGCACCTGGTCGAAATGGCTGGGCTTTGTTGCGCTGATCGCCGCGACGATCAACGTGGTGGGCGGCTTTCTGGTGACCGACCGGATGTTGCAGATGTTCAAGGCGCGCGAGCAGCGAGCGCCCGCTCAGGCGGAGAAGGCCGAAGCGGCCACGGTTTCCTGA
- the serC gene encoding 3-phosphoserine/phosphohydroxythreonine transaminase produces MTQPEALQTPVYRTASGRVYNFSAGPAVLPEPVLLEVKEELPIYRNLGTSILEISHRSPEYAEIDASAKALLRKLLGLGEEWHVLFLQGGASLQFHQVPLNFLPKDGSADYLITGSWAKKAYKEAKFLGNARVAASSEDRNFSYIPDPSTWDLDPKAAYLHFTSNNTIYGTQFQTEPEAEVPLVCDASSDFLSRRITPERYGLIYAGAQKNVGPAGVTVVLIRDDFLQRRNQPLPTMLDYGTHAGKIFNTPPVFAVYIVEKVLRWLEGLGGLPAIEAINDRKAALLYERIDRTDFYRGTAEPGARSKMNVTFRLPTEELEQRFVAEAKQAGLIGLKGHRSVGGLRASIYNACPIEAVEALVSFMDYFEQRYG; encoded by the coding sequence ATGACGCAGCCTGAAGCCCTTCAGACCCCGGTCTATCGCACGGCAAGCGGTCGGGTCTACAACTTCTCGGCCGGCCCGGCCGTGCTGCCCGAGCCCGTTCTGCTGGAAGTCAAAGAGGAACTGCCCATTTACCGTAATCTGGGCACCTCCATTCTGGAGATCAGCCATCGCTCGCCCGAGTACGCGGAGATCGACGCCTCGGCCAAGGCATTGCTGCGCAAGCTACTGGGGCTGGGCGAGGAGTGGCACGTGCTCTTTCTGCAGGGCGGCGCTTCGCTGCAGTTTCACCAGGTGCCGCTGAACTTCCTGCCAAAAGACGGGTCGGCCGACTACCTGATTACCGGCTCCTGGGCCAAAAAAGCCTACAAAGAGGCCAAATTCCTGGGCAATGCCCGGGTGGCCGCCAGCAGCGAAGACCGCAACTTCAGCTACATTCCGGATCCGTCCACCTGGGATCTGGATCCGAAGGCGGCCTACCTGCACTTCACCTCAAACAATACGATCTATGGCACGCAGTTTCAGACGGAACCTGAAGCCGAAGTGCCGCTGGTGTGCGACGCTTCGAGCGACTTTCTGAGCCGGCGCATCACGCCGGAGCGCTACGGGTTGATCTACGCCGGTGCGCAGAAAAACGTGGGACCGGCGGGCGTGACCGTGGTGCTTATTCGCGACGATTTCCTGCAGCGACGTAACCAGCCACTGCCCACCATGCTCGACTACGGCACGCACGCCGGCAAAATCTTTAACACGCCGCCGGTCTTTGCCGTCTATATCGTCGAGAAAGTGCTGCGCTGGCTGGAAGGGCTGGGCGGGCTGCCGGCCATCGAGGCCATCAACGACCGCAAGGCGGCCTTGCTCTACGAACGCATCGATCGGACCGACTTCTATCGTGGGACGGCCGAACCGGGCGCGCGCTCGAAGATGAACGTGACGTTCCGGCTGCCCACTGAAGAACTGGAACAGCGTTTTGTAGCAGAAGCCAAACAGGCCGGTCTCATCGGACTGAAGGGCCATCGCTCGGTGGGTGGATTGCGGGCCTCGATTTACAACGCCTGTCCGATCGAGGCCGTCGAAGCACTCGTATCGTTCATGGACTATTTTGAGCAAAGATACGGTTGA
- a CDS encoding purine-nucleoside phosphorylase — translation MQESLFDIETYRRQVEEAAVYIRERTQLRPRLGIILGTGLGELAREIEAETTLSYDNIPHFPLSTVESHHGRLIVGHLSGVPVYALQGRFHLYEGYTPRQVTFPVRVLATLGIDTLFISNAAGGMNPLFRRGDLMLITDHINLQGQNPLVGPNVDEWGPRFPDMSEPYDPELRRLAEEKALELGIKLQQGVYVAVLGPNLETKAEYRFLRLIGADAVGMSTVPEVIVARHMNLRVMAISVITDECFPDALEPLSLEAVLAAAAEAEPRLTRLMKAVVEAVGQQAAAPST, via the coding sequence ATGCAGGAGTCGCTGTTCGACATCGAAACGTACCGCCGTCAGGTCGAAGAGGCGGCCGTCTACATCCGTGAGCGCACGCAACTGCGGCCGCGGCTGGGTATCATCCTGGGAACCGGGCTGGGTGAGCTGGCCCGCGAGATCGAAGCCGAAACCACGCTTTCCTACGACAACATCCCGCACTTTCCGCTCTCGACGGTCGAGTCGCACCACGGTCGGCTGATCGTCGGCCACCTGAGCGGCGTTCCGGTCTATGCCCTGCAGGGACGCTTTCACCTGTACGAAGGGTACACGCCCCGTCAGGTCACCTTTCCGGTGCGCGTGCTGGCCACGCTGGGCATCGATACACTCTTCATTTCGAATGCGGCCGGCGGCATGAACCCGCTGTTTCGTCGGGGCGACCTGATGCTGATCACCGACCACATCAACTTGCAGGGCCAGAATCCGCTGGTCGGCCCCAACGTCGACGAATGGGGCCCGCGCTTCCCCGACATGAGCGAGCCCTACGATCCGGAATTGCGCCGGCTGGCCGAAGAAAAGGCGCTGGAACTGGGCATCAAGCTGCAGCAGGGCGTGTACGTGGCCGTGCTGGGGCCGAACCTGGAGACGAAGGCGGAATACCGGTTCCTGCGGCTCATCGGCGCCGACGCCGTGGGCATGAGCACGGTGCCCGAGGTGATCGTGGCCCGGCACATGAATCTGCGCGTGATGGCCATCTCGGTCATCACGGACGAATGCTTCCCGGACGCGCTCGAGCCCCTGTCGCTCGAAGCGGTGCTGGCCGCCGCCGCCGAGGCCGAACCCCGTCTGACCCGGCTGATGAAAGCCGTGGTGGAAGCCGTAGGCCAGCAGGCGGCCGCCCCTTCAACCTGA
- a CDS encoding DivIVA domain-containing protein: MKLTPLDIRKQEFTRAFRGYEVEEVQAFLQTVSEQWQQLLDEQRRQAERIRELEEKLEHYRRIEEALQQALETARENARQTIEQAERKARLILEEARTRAEEIRWQAEQERRQLQQRIAELVERRDELIARLRAFLRAEMEVLTKFEERAQAAESEAPAVSESVSVSAPAEVQPEAPVEPEPSAAPEMSAVAPEEGTPQEAVQDMESEPEPEAPPMVPRFTTFQSEPEAMETEPTASETAVPPEPPEPSTPSEPPIERKGWTVRSIVGTPPASQTPVEPQESPPKAEQTNEEFEKIRRILRDLD; encoded by the coding sequence ATGAAACTCACGCCGCTGGACATCCGCAAGCAGGAATTTACGCGCGCTTTTCGTGGCTACGAAGTAGAAGAAGTACAGGCGTTTCTGCAGACCGTCTCGGAGCAGTGGCAGCAGCTGCTGGATGAACAGCGCCGGCAGGCCGAACGCATCCGCGAGCTGGAAGAAAAGCTGGAACACTACCGGCGGATCGAAGAAGCGCTGCAGCAGGCGCTGGAGACGGCCCGCGAGAACGCCCGCCAGACGATAGAGCAGGCCGAGCGAAAAGCACGGCTTATTCTGGAAGAAGCCCGGACCCGGGCCGAAGAGATCCGCTGGCAGGCCGAGCAGGAGCGCCGCCAGTTGCAGCAGCGCATCGCCGAGCTGGTGGAGCGGCGCGACGAACTGATAGCCCGGCTGCGCGCCTTCCTGCGGGCGGAAATGGAGGTGCTGACCAAATTCGAAGAACGGGCACAGGCCGCGGAGTCGGAAGCACCGGCCGTTTCCGAGTCCGTTTCGGTGTCGGCGCCCGCCGAGGTGCAACCCGAAGCTCCCGTCGAGCCGGAGCCTTCAGCCGCTCCGGAGATGTCTGCAGTGGCGCCTGAAGAGGGCACACCGCAGGAAGCAGTGCAGGACATGGAAAGCGAGCCGGAGCCTGAAGCGCCGCCCATGGTGCCGCGCTTCACCACGTTTCAGTCGGAACCCGAAGCGATGGAAACGGAGCCGACCGCGTCTGAAACTGCTGTTCCTCCGGAACCACCGGAGCCGTCCACGCCGTCGGAGCCCCCCATTGAGCGTAAGGGGTGGACGGTGCGGAGCATTGTGGGCACGCCGCCGGCTTCACAGACGCCGGTCGAACCACAGGAGAGTCCACCAAAGGCTGAGCAGACGAACGAGGAATTTGAAAAAATCCGTCGTATCCTGAGAGACCTGGACTGA
- the speE gene encoding polyamine aminopropyltransferase has translation MAEFGVASENEPIWWYETGTDDITLGLRMRLLHREQTPYQLLEIYEHPFFGRVLVLDGNLQTTQGDEFIYHEMLTHVPLLGALPASMNDASVLIIGGGDGGTLREVLRHDWIRRVVMVEIDQVVIERCKEYLGFNGNYDDPRVTLIIGDAAQYVAEEAARQRPFDAILVDSTDPVGPGEVLFTPEFIRNAWACLKPGGVFARHLCMPLFDGPVVRDGVARLRQVFPRVEVYQATIFTYVGAQMAFVACTKDGHSVREPQRLLTGRYYNPDVHRAAFALPTWWITELIDAPAAEAGL, from the coding sequence ATGGCAGAATTTGGAGTTGCTTCGGAGAACGAGCCAATCTGGTGGTACGAAACAGGTACGGACGATATAACGCTGGGCCTTCGCATGCGGCTGCTCCATCGAGAGCAGACGCCCTATCAGCTACTGGAAATCTATGAGCACCCCTTCTTCGGGCGCGTGCTGGTGCTGGACGGCAATCTGCAGACCACGCAGGGCGATGAGTTCATCTATCATGAAATGCTCACGCACGTCCCGCTGCTGGGTGCGTTGCCGGCCAGCATGAACGACGCTTCGGTGTTGATCATCGGCGGAGGCGACGGCGGCACACTGCGCGAGGTGCTGCGTCACGACTGGATCCGGCGCGTCGTCATGGTAGAAATCGACCAGGTGGTCATCGAGCGTTGCAAGGAATACCTGGGCTTCAACGGCAACTACGACGATCCGCGGGTTACGCTGATCATCGGCGACGCGGCGCAGTACGTGGCCGAGGAAGCCGCACGCCAGCGGCCGTTCGATGCCATTCTGGTGGACTCCACCGATCCGGTCGGCCCGGGCGAGGTGCTCTTCACGCCGGAATTCATCCGCAACGCCTGGGCCTGTCTGAAGCCGGGCGGCGTGTTTGCCCGTCACCTGTGCATGCCGTTGTTTGACGGCCCGGTCGTGCGGGATGGCGTAGCCCGCCTGCGGCAGGTGTTCCCCCGCGTCGAAGTCTATCAGGCCACGATCTTCACCTACGTGGGGGCGCAAATGGCCTTCGTAGCCTGCACCAAGGATGGCCATTCCGTGCGCGAGCCCCAGCGCCTGCTAACGGGTCGCTACTACAATCCCGACGTGCACCGGGCTGCCTTCGCGCTGCCCACCTGGTGGATAACCGAATTGATTGATGCCCCGGCGGCTGAAGCTGGGCTGTGA
- a CDS encoding Re/Si-specific NAD(P)(+) transhydrogenase subunit alpha — protein sequence MALQIGVPAETATGERRVALVPDVVKRLTQQGMSVRVEKGAGTGAFITDAEFEAAGAQIVTREEAWASDLVVHVQPPSEAEIALLRSGSVYIGFLSPLDHPEIVEKLARQGVTALAMELVPRISRAQKMDALSAMAAVAGYKAVLIAANLLPKFFPLLTTAAGTVRPASVLVLGAGVAGLQAIATARRLGARVSAYDIRDAVKEEVQSLGATFLELPFEVPDAQDVSGYAKALAEEKQRQQAQLLVPHIGRSDVVISTAQVPGRRAPVLITEEAVAAMQPGTVIIDLAAPSGGNCVLTKPGETVVHNGVQIVGPLNLPAEMPVHASQMYARTLLAMIQKFTTPEGFKPDFEDEIFKGACVTYNGEVVNERVRALLAA from the coding sequence ATGGCTTTGCAGATTGGCGTTCCGGCCGAAACGGCCACCGGTGAACGGCGGGTCGCGCTGGTGCCCGATGTCGTAAAGCGCCTCACGCAGCAGGGAATGAGCGTGCGGGTGGAGAAAGGAGCGGGGACCGGCGCGTTCATTACCGACGCGGAATTCGAAGCAGCCGGAGCCCAGATCGTGACCCGGGAGGAAGCCTGGGCGTCCGATCTGGTGGTGCACGTGCAGCCGCCCTCGGAAGCGGAGATCGCGCTGTTGCGTTCGGGCAGCGTGTACATCGGGTTTCTGAGCCCGCTCGATCACCCGGAGATCGTTGAAAAACTGGCCCGGCAGGGGGTAACGGCGCTGGCCATGGAACTGGTGCCGCGCATTTCGCGGGCGCAGAAGATGGACGCGCTCTCGGCGATGGCAGCCGTGGCCGGCTACAAAGCGGTGCTCATTGCGGCCAACCTGCTGCCCAAGTTCTTCCCGCTGCTGACCACGGCGGCCGGAACGGTGCGGCCGGCCAGTGTGCTCGTGCTGGGGGCCGGGGTGGCCGGCCTGCAGGCCATCGCCACGGCGCGGCGGCTGGGCGCGCGTGTGTCGGCCTACGACATCCGCGACGCCGTCAAGGAGGAAGTGCAGAGCCTGGGCGCCACATTTCTGGAGTTGCCCTTCGAAGTGCCTGATGCCCAGGACGTGTCAGGTTATGCGAAGGCGCTGGCCGAGGAAAAGCAGCGGCAGCAGGCGCAGTTGCTGGTGCCGCACATCGGGCGCTCGGACGTGGTGATTTCCACGGCGCAGGTGCCGGGCCGCCGGGCGCCGGTACTGATCACCGAGGAGGCGGTGGCGGCCATGCAGCCCGGTACGGTCATCATCGACCTGGCGGCGCCCAGCGGAGGCAACTGTGTGCTGACAAAGCCCGGAGAAACCGTCGTGCACAACGGCGTGCAGATCGTCGGTCCGCTGAACCTGCCCGCCGAAATGCCGGTACATGCCAGCCAGATGTACGCGCGGACGTTGCTGGCCATGATCCAGAAATTTACCACACCCGAAGGCTTCAAGCCCGACTTTGAAGACGAGATTTTCAAAGGAGCCTGCGTAACCTACAACGGCGAGGTGGTCAACGAGCGCGTGCGGGCGCTGCTGGCCGCCTGA
- a CDS encoding NAD(P)(+) transhydrogenase (Re/Si-specific) subunit beta, translating into MKTTLIDLTYLIAAALFIFGLKRLQSPQTARTGNQLAAFGMLLAVVATLFLHKIVTPVEMIAGLVIGGAIGAVLARRVEMTAMPELVAAFNGFGGLASALVATAEVARYLIPENSGMALAALLPAVEQVPFDVVQAITIVLSVLIGLVTFSGSFVAFGKLGGYITGNPVIFPGMRLLTLLVALGSLVSMGFVVAGADAFPTVADPVVWGVVALSGLALVLGVLLVIPIGGADMPVVVSLLNSYSGLAAAATGFVLDNTALIVSGALVGASGLILTRIMCEAMNRSLLNVLLGGFGGEAGDGAAVASAEGKTVHEATLEDAAILLAYANKVIIVPGYGMAVAQAQHQVRELADLLQERGVEVKYAIHPVAGRMPGHMNVLLAEANVPYDQLYEMDEINDEFATADVALVIGANDVVNPAARYDRNSPIYGMPILNVDQAKTVLVLKRSLRPGYSGIENELFYLPNTRMLFGDAKESLIKLINEIKNL; encoded by the coding sequence ATGAAGACCACACTGATCGACCTGACGTATCTGATCGCGGCGGCCCTGTTCATCTTCGGGCTCAAGCGGCTGCAGTCGCCCCAAACGGCCCGCACTGGCAATCAGCTGGCCGCTTTTGGCATGTTGCTGGCCGTCGTGGCGACGTTGTTTCTGCACAAAATTGTAACACCCGTCGAGATGATCGCCGGGCTGGTCATTGGCGGTGCGATCGGAGCCGTGCTGGCCCGGCGCGTCGAGATGACGGCCATGCCCGAGCTGGTGGCCGCCTTCAACGGGTTCGGCGGACTGGCCTCGGCGCTGGTGGCCACGGCCGAAGTGGCCCGCTACCTGATCCCCGAAAATTCTGGCATGGCGCTGGCCGCGCTGCTACCGGCCGTGGAGCAGGTGCCTTTCGACGTGGTGCAGGCCATTACGATCGTGCTCAGCGTGCTGATCGGTCTGGTTACCTTCTCCGGGAGCTTCGTGGCCTTCGGCAAGCTGGGCGGCTACATCACGGGCAATCCGGTCATCTTTCCGGGCATGCGACTGCTGACGCTACTGGTGGCGCTGGGCAGCCTGGTGTCGATGGGCTTTGTGGTGGCGGGGGCCGACGCCTTCCCGACGGTCGCCGATCCGGTCGTGTGGGGCGTCGTGGCGCTCTCCGGGCTGGCTCTTGTGCTGGGCGTGCTGCTGGTGATCCCGATCGGCGGTGCCGACATGCCCGTCGTCGTCTCGCTGCTCAACTCCTACTCGGGGCTGGCCGCGGCGGCCACCGGCTTCGTGCTGGACAACACGGCGCTGATCGTCAGCGGGGCGCTGGTGGGCGCTTCCGGGTTGATCCTGACCCGGATCATGTGCGAGGCCATGAACCGTTCGCTGCTGAATGTGCTGCTGGGCGGCTTCGGCGGCGAGGCGGGGGACGGTGCCGCAGTGGCATCGGCCGAAGGCAAGACCGTCCACGAAGCAACCCTCGAAGACGCCGCCATCCTGCTGGCCTATGCCAACAAGGTGATCATCGTACCCGGCTACGGGATGGCCGTGGCCCAGGCGCAGCACCAGGTGCGCGAGCTGGCCGACCTGCTGCAGGAACGGGGCGTGGAGGTCAAGTATGCCATTCACCCCGTCGCCGGTCGCATGCCCGGACACATGAACGTGCTGCTGGCCGAGGCCAACGTGCCCTACGACCAGCTCTACGAAATGGACGAGATCAACGACGAGTTCGCCACGGCCGACGTGGCGCTGGTCATCGGTGCCAACGACGTGGTGAACCCGGCCGCCCGCTACGACAGAAACAGCCCGATCTACGGCATGCCGATCCTGAACGTCGATCAGGCCAAGACCGTGCTCGTGCTCAAGCGCAGCCTGCGGCCGGGCTACTCGGGCATCGAGAACGAACTGTTCTACCTGCCCAACACGCGCATGCTCTTTGGCGATGCCAAGGAGTCGCTGATTAAGTTGATCAACGAAATCAAAAACCTGTAG